Sequence from the Salinicoccus sp. Bachu38 genome:
ACTTCGACACCCTGCCCTGCTCTTTTGATTCCCTGCTCAACTTCTTCATGAAAAGAACGGTGAACAGAAGCAGTACGACTGCACTGAATATCATTCTGATAATCATGGTATCACCTGCCTGCTTTTATTAATCACTCTGGAATCATCTGATTCACTATACTTATTGGGATACCCTCATCAGCAGTAGAATATGTATCCCTGCCCCTCTCCAAATGATGGAATTTTGAGGGGGCATACTTCCATGCACTTTTACATTTGCCAACAGAAAAGGCATGCCCTGTTCAATCCCTGCATCCTCAGCAGGAGAAGCCGTCACTGATGAGGTCATAAGCATAATCAACCATTTCGGACGCTTCGCAAGAAAGCTCGCCTCGATGAAGACAGCTTCGAACCCGAAACGAGCCCTGATGACCACCAGTTGACAACCATACACGAGATATTATACATGGAACGCCTGAGAACCAAATAAAGCAGCAGCCAGCAACTGCGCTCAATCCTCTATCAGATCCTTTCCCGCTTCACGCAGTTTCTGCAGACTCTCGCGCATGTGGTTGAGCATCTCTTCCGAATGGCGCTCCCAAGTCGCCAGTTCCGCCACAACCCTGAGTGGTGCACTGGATCTGTATGAACGGGTCGGATTGCCGGGAAAACGCTTATCCGTAACATTCGGGTCATTTTCAAATGTGTCTGTGGGCTCTACTATATATATTCTTTCCCTGCCCTCACCCTGCGCCAGTTCAGCACCCCACTTTGCAGCATCGAGTGTCGCTGTAAAATAGATATAGTTCGACTTCCTGTCCTGATAGTTGGACTGGAATTGGGGTGCCAGCATTTCACCAAGGGACAATCCTGCTTTTGTACCATGGAAGAACGGGCCTTCGTCCAATACTTTTTCCTTCTCCAACATCGACAACACTCCCAAGAATAGTATTTTCAAGCTGAAGCCAGTATATACCGTTTATCATAGTATGTGCAGTCTATAATTCACTTTTTACATGGTGTATAATAAAGGTGGAAGCGCAGACAGTAAAAGCGAATTAAATATCCACTCGAATAAAAATATTTATATGTCCCATATAAAAAGCACCTGGTCTCGACCTGGTGCTTTTGCACTTAAGCCATGAATATCCAAAACTCCATATCTGCATCGCTCCCCTGGTACAGCCTTTCATTGGTCCTCCTCGAGTCAAGGACTGCAAGAATATATGGAACAGAAAATGCTATCACATAAACTCCATGTGATAGCATTTCATTTTTTTAGCATAAAGTGGAATAATGATAACAAGGATATTAATCACGTTTTAATGATGAGAGGGGTAAAACATGAAATATATTATGGGAGTGATGGTCGCTTTCGCAGCCGTCCTGATGCTCAGTGGAGCCGCTCAAGCCAATGAAATCACCAATATGCACATGGATGTGGAGATCAATTCGGACGGTTCGGTGACGGTGACGGAGACGCGACAGGCCGATATGACTGAAGGAACGGAAAATTATATGGTATTCGACGATGACGATATGGGCGAAGTCGAAGTCACCGATTTCTCGGTCGAAGGTTTTACGGAAGAAGAGAACTGGGATATGGACGCGGATCTGGAAGAGAAGGCGGGCCGGTACGGTATGATCGATACTGATGACGGGACCGAGCTCGTCTGGGGGATCGGCGACTACGGCGAACAGACGTATGTCGTGAACTACACGCTGGAGAATGCGGTGCGCAATCTGGAGGACGGCCAGTCATTGTATTGGAACTTCGATACATTCACCGAACTGCCGACGGATAATTTCATAATGGATGTGACGTCCGATGTCCCGCTCAATGATGAAGATATCCGCTTCTGGGGATTCGGCTTTGAAGGGGACATCGTTGCGGTGGATGACGGCATCCGCTGGACCGCCGGGGAGACGTTGACGAGCAGCAATGATGTCGTGCTGCTGATGCACTTCCCTGAAGGGACCTTCAATACGGACGTAACCGATGACGGGACGCTCGAAGAGGAAGCGGCGGCGGCCATGGACGGCTCGATCTACGATGACGGCAGTCTCAGCGGCGGGACCATCGCCGCGATCGTCGGTGCCTTCGGTGCTGGACTCGCAGCAATCGTCACCTTCTTCATAAAGTATTCCAGGAGACAGAATAAGGGCGGACATGTGGATTCAGCACACTATATCAAACGGAGGAATAAAGGGCGTGAAGCCGAAAGACCGCCTGAA
This genomic interval carries:
- the arr gene encoding NAD(+)--rifampin ADP-ribosyltransferase, with the protein product MLEKEKVLDEGPFFHGTKAGLSLGEMLAPQFQSNYQDRKSNYIYFTATLDAAKWGAELAQGEGRERIYIVEPTDTFENDPNVTDKRFPGNPTRSYRSSAPLRVVAELATWERHSEEMLNHMRESLQKLREAGKDLIED
- a CDS encoding DUF2207 domain-containing protein, coding for MKYIMGVMVAFAAVLMLSGAAQANEITNMHMDVEINSDGSVTVTETRQADMTEGTENYMVFDDDDMGEVEVTDFSVEGFTEEENWDMDADLEEKAGRYGMIDTDDGTELVWGIGDYGEQTYVVNYTLENAVRNLEDGQSLYWNFDTFTELPTDNFIMDVTSDVPLNDEDIRFWGFGFEGDIVAVDDGIRWTAGETLTSSNDVVLLMHFPEGTFNTDVTDDGTLEEEAAAAMDGSIYDDGSLSGGTIAAIVGAFGAGLAAIVTFFIKYSRRQNKGGHVDSAHYIKRRNKGREAERPPEIDDYAGLSYVFNHLQMSYFEDIFQAYLMKWMDEGRITIEIDRKDGQKLDEGTPKIIIHDYQKLMEGYSYSFKEVSEQLEDNDLEGSYEPLLWRMMLDTADAEGFIEEKALRKWSKKHAKAVGTVADEIVEYSKRWLEENGYFKFGKDKVWGITVPIESPTEKGERLLDQLSQYKNYLKEDYRRIYEEDDAYRTHIIWSMLVGEGDDVRKHLSKLTPNEENQTAYPVLIHYYYGSYLTSQSWSKGLGQGGFSSVNSSAASGGGGSTGMGGGAGAGGGGGGGAR